A single genomic interval of Pseudomonas sp. FeN3W harbors:
- a CDS encoding DUF411 domain-containing protein has translation MRRLLLPLPVLLAGFAQAAEPLAIDVYRDPSCGCCEAWIDHLQDNGFTVADHVVNDMTSVKMEHGIPHRLGSCHTAVIDGKFVEGHVPVADILKLREQPDLIGAAVPGMPIGSPGMEMGEHKDAFKVIGVSKHGEERVLSEYPGD, from the coding sequence GTTGCCGCTTCCCGTCCTGCTCGCCGGGTTCGCCCAGGCCGCCGAGCCCCTCGCCATCGACGTCTATCGCGACCCGAGCTGCGGCTGTTGCGAGGCCTGGATCGATCACCTGCAGGACAACGGTTTTACCGTGGCCGATCACGTGGTCAACGACATGACCTCGGTAAAGATGGAACACGGCATCCCGCACCGCCTCGGTTCCTGTCATACCGCCGTGATCGACGGCAAGTTCGTCGAAGGCCACGTTCCTGTCGCCGACATCCTCAAGCTGCGTGAGCAACCGGACCTGATTGGCGCGGCCGTACCCGGCATGCCGATCGGCTCGCCAGGCATGGAGATGGGCGAGCACAAGGACGCCTTCAAGGTGATCGGCGTCAGCAAGCACGGCGAGGAACGCGTGCTCTCCGAATACCCCGGCGACTGA
- a CDS encoding neutral zinc metallopeptidase: protein MRWNRARRSDNVVDARGRSGMRLGGGLGLGGIAIVVIIGLLSGQDPLQILGQLANQGGPAVSQQSQRPAGDDPQTEFVRAILGDTEDTWRALFRQAGAEYRDPTLVLFRGGVNSACGFASSAVGPFYCPGDQQVYLDLQFFDEMARRFSAAGDFAQAYVIAHEVGHHVQTLLGVSQQIQSARQRGAKMEGDNGLLVRQELQADCFAGVWAYHAQRRHDWLEEGDLEEALNAANAIGDDNLQQRSQGRVVPDAFTHGTSAQRVRWFRDGFEHGDPVRCDTFKATRL from the coding sequence ATGCGCTGGAATCGAGCCCGACGCAGCGACAACGTAGTGGACGCCAGAGGCCGCAGCGGCATGCGCCTTGGCGGCGGACTGGGCCTGGGCGGCATCGCCATCGTGGTGATCATTGGCCTGCTCTCCGGCCAGGACCCGCTGCAGATCCTCGGCCAGCTGGCCAACCAGGGCGGGCCGGCCGTCTCCCAGCAAAGCCAGCGGCCGGCCGGCGATGACCCGCAGACGGAATTCGTCCGGGCGATCCTCGGCGACACCGAGGACACCTGGCGCGCGCTGTTTCGGCAAGCCGGCGCCGAATACCGCGATCCGACCCTGGTGCTGTTTCGCGGCGGTGTGAACTCGGCCTGCGGCTTCGCCAGTTCGGCGGTGGGCCCGTTCTACTGCCCGGGCGATCAGCAGGTCTATCTCGATCTGCAGTTCTTCGACGAGATGGCCCGGCGCTTCTCCGCCGCTGGCGACTTCGCCCAGGCCTATGTGATCGCCCATGAGGTCGGCCATCATGTGCAGACTTTGCTCGGCGTTTCCCAGCAGATACAGAGCGCCCGTCAGCGCGGTGCGAAGATGGAAGGTGACAATGGCCTGCTGGTCCGTCAGGAGCTACAGGCCGATTGCTTCGCCGGGGTCTGGGCCTACCACGCGCAGCGACGTCACGACTGGCTGGAAGAAGGCGATCTGGAAGAAGCCCTGAACGCCGCCAATGCCATCGGCGACGACAACCTGCAGCAACGCAGTCAGGGCCGCGTGGTGCCCGATGCCTTCACCCACGGCACCTCGGCGCAACGGGTACGCTGGTTCCGCGATGGCTTCGAGCATGGCGATCCGGTGCGCTGCGACACTTTCAAGGCGACGCGGCTTTAA